GTTGGGACGAGAACCGACCGCTCATCAACGGTGGCAGCCTCGTCGTGGGTCCGCTGGGAGAGGTGCTCGCGGGACCGCTGCACGGCGAAGCGGGTCTTGTCGTCGCAGAAATTGATACGGCCGAGCTAACGCGCGCCAGATACGACTTCGATGTCGTCGGCCATTACTCCCGCCCAGACGTGTTCTCGCTGTCAGTCGATGAGCGTCGCAAGCGCACTGTGAATTTTTCAGCCGCCCCTGACTGAGCCAAATATCGAGGTCCAAGGCCAGATTTATGTGCCTTCTCCCCAACGGAACCCGATGGATAGTTTTCAACACCGCCCTCCCCGCCCTGCTCCACTGCATTGAGCAGTATGTCAACTCGACGAGAACATGCCGAGCCGACGAATCGAACGACGCACGCCTAAGTGAAGGTCACGCGCGCGCGGCGCGTCGGCAGAATCAACGGCGTCGAATTTAAGCTTGCAGGACAGTTCCCATGGCCGGTCGGTCTGTCCTTCCGACCTTGGTTTTGCCGCGCGCCTGGCGCTCACCTGATACCGTAGAGATAGTCCGCGTTTTCAAGGGAGAAGCACTGCCGGTACCTGATGCTAGCCATGTTGCCGTCATCACAGGCTCATGGGCCATGGTGACGGACTGTCTTCCGTGGAGCGAAATGACGGCCGAGTGGATTCGCGATGCGATGACTATAGACATGCCCATTTTCGGCGTTTGCTACGGCTATCAACTGATGGCGCATGTGCTGAGCATCGTAGTCGACTATCACCAAAAATTGCGATAGTTAGGACGTCAGACGATAGGTTTGTTGCCTGCCGACGGCGCATCGTTCTTACCTGCACTCGGTAAATTTGCCCCCGCATCTTTTGCATCCGATGGGCAACCTTTCCGACGTTCGACGAAGAAAGCCCGACCTCTCGAGCCTCGTTCTGGCCAGGCTGTCTCGGGCGGTTTTCACTTCCCCCAGTGTCCTCAGTGCTCTCAGCAGAAGAAAGCAAACCTTTACCTCAGTGCTCGCTTAATTGAGGATGTGGTGGACCGCTTTCTGCACTCGTCGCCACCAGGTTCCTGATACGCCTTGGCCACTGACGATCGTTCGGCTCATAGCCTCTTCGTCGTCGCATTTGACATCGCTGGTTGCATCGCTCAAAGCGACGTTGTCAAAGCCGCCAGCTACGGAAGCGTATGCTGCTGGATATCACCTGGAGACGACCATGGCGCTTACCGGCAAGACGATATTCATGTCAGGCGGCAGTCGCGGTATCGGACTTGCCATTGCACTCCGGGCGGCACGTGACGGTGCGAACGTCGTGATTGCAGCGAAGACGGCCGACCCGGACCCGCGGCTTGACGGCACGATACATACGGCGGCCGCTGCCGTGGAAGCTGCCGGCGGAAAGGCGCTTCCGCTTGTCGTCGACATTCGTGATGAAGAACGCGTAAAGGCTGCGGTTGCCAAGGCCGTTGACGTGTTCGGCGGCATCGACATACTCGTGAACAATGCCAGCGCCATCCGGCTGACGGGAACGCTGGATACGCCGGTCAAGCGGTACGACCTGATGCACGGGGTGAACGGCAGGGGCACGTTTGTCTGTGCTCAGGCCTGCCTGCCTCACCTCCTCGATTCGCCGAATCCACACATCCTTACGCTGTCGCCTCCGCTGGTCACGGACCCCAAGTGGTTCAAGGACTTCCCGGCATACGCCATCGCAAAGTACACGATGAGCCTGTTCACGCTGGCGCTAGCTGGTGAGTTCAAGGACCGTGGCGTCGCTGTAAATTCGCTGTGGCCAAGAACCGCGATTGCGACGGCGGCCGTGCGAAACGAGATCGGTGGCGCGGATATGATTGCTACGTGTCGCAAACCGGAGATAGTTGCCGACGCGGCCTACTTTATCCTGACACGCCCATCCAGGGAGTGCTCGGGAAATTTCTTTCTCGATGACGAAGTACTATTGGCAGCTGGCGTCCGGGACTTCTCTCAATACGACGTCCAGGCTGGGGCC
The Paraburkholderia hospita DNA segment above includes these coding regions:
- a CDS encoding glutamine amidotransferase-related protein; translated protein: MAGRSVLPTLVLPRAWRSPDTVEIVRVFKGEALPVPDASHVAVITGSWAMVTDCLPWSEMTAEWIRDAMTIDMPIFGVCYGYQLMAHVLSIVVDYHQKLR
- a CDS encoding SDR family oxidoreductase; its protein translation is MALTGKTIFMSGGSRGIGLAIALRAARDGANVVIAAKTADPDPRLDGTIHTAAAAVEAAGGKALPLVVDIRDEERVKAAVAKAVDVFGGIDILVNNASAIRLTGTLDTPVKRYDLMHGVNGRGTFVCAQACLPHLLDSPNPHILTLSPPLVTDPKWFKDFPAYAIAKYTMSLFTLALAGEFKDRGVAVNSLWPRTAIATAAVRNEIGGADMIATCRKPEIVADAAYFILTRPSRECSGNFFLDDEVLLAAGVRDFSQYDVQAGAALQADFFVDALPGMLPADNMIKPAKPS